The genomic DNA ttcacacTACTAGTTGTGTTGATAGCTGCATATCTATTACTATAACCGGTTGTGTTAAAATCCTAACTCTTGTTAAACTTCATCTGCAGTTTGAGCCACAGGCACACCGCAGGAGTTTGACGGAAACTGGCTGAACATCTGACGAgcttgttggagcagctgtctgAGCTGAGCATTAATATCTTCATTTCCATGGAGGTAAACCAGAGGGTTGAGAGCACTGTTCAGACACACAAGGCCACGACTTATCTGATGAGCAACGTAGACTCCGTTAAACCATTCCCGGCATATCTTCTGTTTTTGCAGAACTCTTGACCAGAGGTTGAGGTTCTTCAGTACATGATAGGGGATGtaacaaacagagaagagaagaaTCACGACGAACAACAACTTCAAGCATCTCTGTTTCAGTTCCTTGTCAGTGGCATTTGTGCGACAGAGAACGACAACCACATGTCCATAGCAGCCCAGTGTGATGAGCAATGGGATACAGAACCCAGTGAATGTCCATCCAAGGCTGTATTTCAGGTAATCCTCCACATATGTCTTATGCGTAGTATCATAACATTTCCCAGGCTTGTTTCCAAATGTTTTGCTGTAGAACATGTCTGGAAGACTTTGGACACTCACCAAGACCCAAACCATGGCTGAGATCCCCACAGAGTGAGTGACAGTTATTCTTCCCATCACTCTCATTGGATGGACAATAGCCAGGTACCTGTACACACTTATACACGTCAGGAACCCGATGCTGCCATATAAATTCAGATTGAAGCAGAATCGTGTTATCTTGCAGAATGCGTCCCCAAAGATCCACTTGCTCTTCATGTAGTAGTACACCACCAAAAAGGGGAGCGTGAGCAGGTACAAAATATCAGCAAGTCCGAGGTTGAGAACAAATACATTAACGATACCCAGTTTCTTCCATTTCTGCAGCAAAGGCTTCAATCCCCATCCATTAGCCAGCAGACCGATGACGAAGACTAAGATGTAAACAGGAGGAAGGAATCTGTGTTCAAAGTTAAAGTTGACGCGAATACAGGAGGATTTATTCATTCTGTCtactgaaaaaaaagagtttctCTGTGGGTGATCTGGCTTGTGAGTTGAGAACGACTATGGGAACTATTTGTAGAAAAAAACTTCCGCTTTCAAGCACCGTGGTTTCAACTACAGATTAGAATCTCATATGCATGTGTCCTTTGCAAGGCTTTAATTTGAGTAAAAATAGAACTACCAAAAACTAAcctaaaactaagcattttcaaaaactaaactggcaaacccgctttaaaaactaattaaaactaaactgaatttgaaaacgaaaagtcaaaacaaaaacttcatgaaatataaaaaataaatatgtaaattaagggtgcacaattcagaaaatgtcacgattcgaTATTGATATTTAGGCTCAAAATTTGATCCCAAATCtttgattcaaaaacgattcacagtatgtaaatgtttttacttttccaATGTGatagatctatctatctatctatctatctatctatctatctcatatGTAGGTCCTTATGTCACACTCCATGTTTTAGCACAAAGTACACAAAGTACTGGTGCCTGATTTGCATGACAAATACGTGTGTAAGCAGTTTGGGTCATGCAGGAGTGCTTCATCTTTCAAACAAATGGGAAAGTAAGAGGTGCCCTCTGCTGGTAGTAGTTGCTACTTCAGAAATAAAAGACTCATCAAGACCTTTTTGAACAATCCTTATAAGATTTTGTGACTGTTTAAGTGAAATTATGATGCACTTCTGACAATGCCCATGTTTTTGAAGCACCGTAGCAAAGAATTTCTAATAAGGGAAGAACTTCCCCTCTCTCAATACTTCCTtctgaactggttgcagttccaGAGTTCCACTAGAGGGCGCTCACAAGCCAGCGCAGAATGAATGGGACTCTATGGAGCTATACCCCTCaaaatccatccatctacccatgttcttttttgttctaaaaagccttttaatttaaatttcaatGACATCATACAGCCGGATATGTTTCTTCACGCCGTGCTCTGAGTCTCTCAAACTCACGGTTCTCTTTTCTGATTTGCACCCCCCCTCGGCTTCAAATAACTCACCGTTGTCGACTACGGCCGCTGAACAGGCTacacgttgtaaacagccgtggccgcttgcctggtcctccggtaacgTTAGCCGTAGCAGGGTTAacagggttagcatggcggcgttgGCTGCAGTTAGCTGGATTGGTCAGGATCACTTTactgtctcaattgtttttcagCGTACCAACTTGGGTACTCTAGCTATATTACACAAGACAAGGTATCTGTTCTTTGTAGCTGTGATTAATTAGCttgaagctaatgcttagctacctgttcaggaggaaattagccaactctgcgtccttttgggctctaaagctgtcttcatctttcaaataaatctccaatatttacccggggGTTTGCAatgtctctggtcacgcaacttTTATCAACACTGTTGTTGATTTTGCACAGTAGCTTTTGAAAAGATGCCTACAAGTCTGGAATGTGTCTGGGGACACTAGTGGTTGCACTAAGACTATTAGAAACACTTTATTATGTTGTTCCATGATCTATTGcacatgttttttcttgttatgacatttttcaaatgttttaataaagaagTTCATGTTTCAAGTTAAAATACATGGAATCTtagaaaattattttatattaccGTGGTATGGAAACTGGCATTGAGAATTGTGTTACTCTATTGGCACCGACTACTGAATTGTTGGTATCGTGACACGCCGACtttgaatagtaaaaaaatcaatactattCAAATGCAGAAATTACTATTTGAatgggacttttttttataaatatgtcggctaacgttagctaatctcCCTCTTCTCGCCTTGGCCTACCCGCATGCGTCGCTCATGTGACGTCTTATGAGAAACAAGGCATTGTGAGGTCTAAActgggctgcacaattaatcaaatttcacggtcacgattttggcttcccacaatcaaatttgcgtaatcgTCAATTGACTTGACAATACTATCAATCCAGACTAAAGTGAATGATATTAActatgcatgcatgttgcttcctgtaaatttcaggttgtgatCGATTAGCAGGgcctgcttgtttgtttgataaattgtgATTGGCGGTTGGTGGTGCATGCAGAGCCTGCATGTCacacactagcaacaaactgtgtatccaaaacactgactactgtagcttcactacCCATGGAAACTCATGTGCATGCAGTGCCGCATGTAATCATTTTCTACACACAGAAAGCCTCACTTTCCGTGACAAATGTTACGTCACATACAGACACGCtacccacatggctacctgtcttaacccttgtgttatcctcgggtcaaatttgaaccattttcagttttttcatcacaaaaaatgggccttaattgaaataagatgaaaatatcaacattagaaatatcaaataactttggaaaaaacatccagaaaagcacccacaactctgaaaaagtgacacaaatgtcagaaaaagcgacaacttttttttgatggttgacgggaagacaacacaagggttaaaggggaAGGCTGGTGTGGCTGGGTtcgctcagttggtagagcaggcgcccatatactGTACAGACATTTTCTCCTTGACGCtgcgggttcaactccgacctgaggctctttcctgcatgtcattccccctctctctcccctttcatgtcttcatctgtcacATCTGTCCGCTGTAGGGCTCTTTTTTTCCGGCTCAAGCAAACAGTGAATACTTACAACTAAAGTTAGTGTGGGCTACTAGCTCTGAGTAAAATATTCCTCACTGCAACTTCTCAACGTCATCTGCTATGTTGCTCCAGCTTGCATTgccaacataaaataaaaataaaagcattgtcCCGTTGTCGGCTTCCACTAAGAAAGAAATTCATGTCCAACGTTGTTAGAACACATCAGATAACGTTCCTCAGGCTCTTTGATGGAGCTCTGCTTTCAATGAAGTTCAATCGTGACAAATGAATGGACTACTTGCGGAGAGACATGAAGATATGAATCAGAGGCACCAAAAGCAtgtcttgccccccccccccccaaaaaaaaaacaccccttA from Etheostoma spectabile isolate EspeVRDwgs_2016 chromosome 7, UIUC_Espe_1.0, whole genome shotgun sequence includes the following:
- the LOC116692743 gene encoding P2Y purinoceptor 1-like, which codes for MNKSSCIRVNFNFEHRFLPPVYILVFVIGLLANGWGLKPLLQKWKKLGIVNVFVLNLGLADILYLLTLPFLVVYYYMKSKWIFGDAFCKITRFCFNLNLYGSIGFLTCISVYRYLAIVHPMRVMGRITVTHSVGISAMVWVLVSVQSLPDMFYSKTFGNKPGKCYDTTHKTYVEDYLKYSLGWTFTGFCIPLLITLGCYGHVVVVLCRTNATDKELKQRCLKLLFVVILLFSVCYIPYHVLKNLNLWSRVLQKQKICREWFNGVYVAHQISRGLVCLNSALNPLVYLHGNEDINAQLRQLLQQARQMFSQFPSNSCGVPVAQTADEV